Proteins encoded together in one Lagopus muta isolate bLagMut1 chromosome 3, bLagMut1 primary, whole genome shotgun sequence window:
- the PDCD6 gene encoding programmed cell death protein 6 isoform X2 produces MFDRENKGGVNFNEFSGVWKYITDWQNVFRTYDRDNSGMIDKNELKQALTGYRLSDQFYDTLIRKFDRQGRGQVAFDDFIQCCVVLQRLTDVFRRYDTDQDGWIQVSYEQYLCMVFSIV; encoded by the exons aTGTTTGACAGAGAGAACAAAGGTGGTGTGAATTTCAATGAATTCAGTGGAGTCTGGAAGTACATCACAGATTGGCAGAATGTCTTTCGAACGTATGACAGAGACAATTCTGGAATGATTGACAAAAATGAACTAAAGCAAGCACTAACAG GTTACCGGCTGTCTGATCAGTTCTACGATACCCTTATTCGGAAGTTTGACAGACAGGGAAGAGGCCAAGTTGCTTTCGATGACtttattcagtgctgtgttGTTTTACAG AGGCTGACTGATGTATTCCGACGTTATGATACTGATCAGGATGGCTGGATTCAGGTGTCCTACGAGCAGTACCTCTGTATGGTCTTCAGCATTGTATGA
- the PDCD6 gene encoding programmed cell death protein 6 isoform X3, with the protein MAAPHGMGLPDPSFLWNVFQRVDKDRSGVISDTELQQALSNGTWTPFNPATVRSILGMFDRENKGGVNFNEFSGVWKYITDWQNVFRTYDRDNSGMIDKNELKQALTGYRLSDQFYDTLIRKFDRQGRGQVAFDDFIQCCVVLQRLTDVFRRYDTDQDGWIQVSYEQYLCMVFSIV; encoded by the exons ATGGCTGCGCCTCACGGAATGGGGCTTCCCGATCCCTCGTTCTTGTGGAACGTCTTCCAGAG GGTTGATAAAGACAGGAGTGGAGTAATCTCAGATACAGAGCTTCAGCAGGCACTATCCAATG gCACGTGGACTCCATTCAATCCAGCGACAGTCAGGTCAATTCTTG gcaTGTTTGACAGAGAGAACAAAGGTGGTGTGAATTTCAATGAATTCAGTGGAGTCTGGAAGTACATCACAGATTGGCAGAATGTCTTTCGAACGTATGACAGAGACAATTCTGGAATGATTGACAAAAATGAACTAAAGCAAGCACTAACAG GTTACCGGCTGTCTGATCAGTTCTACGATACCCTTATTCGGAAGTTTGACAGACAGGGAAGAGGCCAAGTTGCTTTCGATGACtttattcagtgctgtgttGTTTTACAG AGGCTGACTGATGTATTCCGACGTTATGATACTGATCAGGATGGCTGGATTCAGGTGTCCTACGAGCAGTACCTCTGTATGGTCTTCAGCATTGTATGA
- the PDCD6 gene encoding programmed cell death protein 6 isoform X4, producing the protein MAAPHGMGLPDPSFLWNVFQRVDKDRSGVISDTELQQALSNGTWTPFNPATVRSILGMFDRENKGGVNFNEFSGVWKYITDWQNVFRTYDRDNSGMIDKNELKQALTGFGYRLSDQFYDTLIRKFDRQGRGQVAFDDFIQCCVVLQRLTDVFRRYDTDQDGWIQVSYEQYLCMVFSIV; encoded by the exons ATGGCTGCGCCTCACGGAATGGGGCTTCCCGATCCCTCGTTCTTGTGGAACGTCTTCCAGAG GGTTGATAAAGACAGGAGTGGAGTAATCTCAGATACAGAGCTTCAGCAGGCACTATCCAATG gCACGTGGACTCCATTCAATCCAGCGACAGTCAGGTCAATTCTTG gcaTGTTTGACAGAGAGAACAAAGGTGGTGTGAATTTCAATGAATTCAGTGGAGTCTGGAAGTACATCACAGATTGGCAGAATGTCTTTCGAACGTATGACAGAGACAATTCTGGAATGATTGACAAAAATGAACTAAAGCAAGCACTAACAGGTTTTG GTTACCGGCTGTCTGATCAGTTCTACGATACCCTTATTCGGAAGTTTGACAGACAGGGAAGAGGCCAAGTTGCTTTCGATGACtttattcagtgctgtgttGTTTTACAG AGGCTGACTGATGTATTCCGACGTTATGATACTGATCAGGATGGCTGGATTCAGGTGTCCTACGAGCAGTACCTCTGTATGGTCTTCAGCATTGTATGA
- the PDCD6 gene encoding programmed cell death protein 6 isoform X1: MFDRENKGGVNFNEFSGVWKYITDWQNVFRTYDRDNSGMIDKNELKQALTGFGYRLSDQFYDTLIRKFDRQGRGQVAFDDFIQCCVVLQRLTDVFRRYDTDQDGWIQVSYEQYLCMVFSIV; the protein is encoded by the exons aTGTTTGACAGAGAGAACAAAGGTGGTGTGAATTTCAATGAATTCAGTGGAGTCTGGAAGTACATCACAGATTGGCAGAATGTCTTTCGAACGTATGACAGAGACAATTCTGGAATGATTGACAAAAATGAACTAAAGCAAGCACTAACAGGTTTTG GTTACCGGCTGTCTGATCAGTTCTACGATACCCTTATTCGGAAGTTTGACAGACAGGGAAGAGGCCAAGTTGCTTTCGATGACtttattcagtgctgtgttGTTTTACAG AGGCTGACTGATGTATTCCGACGTTATGATACTGATCAGGATGGCTGGATTCAGGTGTCCTACGAGCAGTACCTCTGTATGGTCTTCAGCATTGTATGA
- the EXOC3 gene encoding exocyst complex component 3 codes for MEETDREAVATAVQRVAGMLQRPDQLDKVEQYRRREARKKASVEARLKAAIQSQLDGVRTGLSQLHNALNDVKDIQQSLIDVNKDWRQSINAIENLKDVKDAVVQHSQLAAAVENLKNIFSVPEIVRETQDLIERGELLQAHRKLMDLECSRDNLMYEQYRMDSKNTHDMNLIHTYFGEMQKLSEELAKQLWMVVQRFLVTVRRDPTLLVSVVRIIEREEKIDRRMLDRKKQTGFIPPGRPKKWKENMFNILERTVSIRIEGTQADSRGSDKMWLVRHLEIIRKYVLDDLLVAKTLLDQCFPPHYDIFKRLLSMYHQALSTRMQELAAEDLEANEIVSLLTWVLNTYKSAEMMGNSELSPEVDANSLNLLLSQNVVDELLSKYMSTLTSNIIGWLRKALETDKKDWVKETEPEADQDGYYQTTLPAIVFQMFEQNLQVAAQISEDLKTKVLLLCLQQMNSFLTRYKDEAQFYKEEHLKNRQYPQCYVQYMIAVINNCQTFKESIISLKRKYLKVEMEETLSSSHASMDVILDIIAKEGCSSLLDEVFMDLEPHLNELMTKKWLLGSNAVGTICVTVEDYFNDFAKIKKPYKKTMTMEAHRRVVVEYIRAIMLKRISFKNAEERKEGAEKMIKEAEQFRFLFRKLASGSGEDTEGLCDIIEAIAEVIKLTDPSLLYLEVSTLVSKYPDIRDDHIAALLTVRGDASRDMKQTIIETLDQGPSQPNPNYVPIFKEITVPTLNVAKLLK; via the exons GCAGCAATCCAGTCACAGCTAGATGGGGTACGGACGGGTTTAAGTCAACTGCACAATGCATTGAATGATGTAAAGGACATTCAGCAGTCTTTGATAGATGTCAATAAAGACTGGAGACAGAGCATCAATGCCATTGAAAACCTCAAGGACGTTAAGGATGCTGTAGTGCAACATAgccagctggcagctgctgtaGAAAATCTCAAGAACATATTTTCAG TTCCAGAGATAGTGAGGGAGACCCAAGATCTGATTGAGCGAGGGGAACTTCTGCAAGCTCATCGAAAACTGATGGATTTGGAGTGCTCTCGTGATAACCTGATGTATGAGCAGTATCGCATGGACAGCAAAAACACACATGACATGAACCTCATCCATACATACTTTGGGGAAATGCAGAAACTTTCTGAGGAGTTGGCCAAGCAGTTGTGGATGGTGGTTCAGAGATTTCTTGTTACAGTCCGTCGAGATCCGACCttgcttgtttctgttgttaGGATAATcgaaagggaggaaaaaattgACAGGCGCATGTTAGACCGGAAAAAACAAACTGGGTTCATACCTCCTGGCAGGCcaaagaaatggaaggaaaatatgtTCAACATTTTGGAAAGAACTGTGAGCATACGAATTGAAGGCACTCAAGCAGATAGTAGAGGATCTGACAAAATGTGGCTCGTGCGTCACCTAGAAATCATACGTAAATATGTCCTTGATGACCTTCTGGTAGCTAAAACCCTGCTGGATCAATGCTTTCCCCCACACTATGACATTTTCAAAAGATTGCTAAGCATGTACCATCAGGCTTTGTCCACCCGCATGCAAGAGCTTGCTGCAGAGGATCTGGAAGCAAATGAGATTGTTAGCCTTCTAACTTGGGTTTTAAATACTTACAAAAG TGCAGAGATGATGGGGAATTCAGAGCTGTCTCCTGAAGTGGATGCAAATTCTCTGAATCTTCTGCTTTCACAAAATGTGGTAGATGAGCTTCTCAGCAAGTACATGTCAACACTCACT TCTAACATCATTGGCTGGCTAAGGAAAGCACTGGAGACAGATAAAAAAGACTGGGTAAAAGAAACTGAGCCAGAAGCAGATCAAGATGGGTACTACCAGACTACACTCCCAGCTATTGTTTTTCAG ATGTTTGAGCAGAATCTTCAGGTAGCTGCTCAGATAAGTGAAGATTTGAAAACAAAGGTACTCCTTCTATGCCTTCAACAAATGAATTCGTTTCTAACCag ATACAAAGATGAAGCACAGTTTTACAAAGAAGAACATCTTAAAAATCGCCAATATCCTCAATGCTATGTTCAGTACATGATTGCAGTCATCAACAACTGTCAAACTTTTAA AGAATCTATTAtcagtctgaaaagaaaatacttgaaaGTTGAAATGGAAGAGACATTATCAAGCAGTCATGCAAGCATGGATGTGATTTTAGACATCATTGCCAAAGAAGGATGCTCTAGCCTGCTAGATGAAGTCTTCATGGATTTAGAG CCCCATCTGAATGAGCTGATGACAAAGAAGTGGTTGTTGGGGTCTAATGCTGTGGGAACTATTTGTGTCACTGTAGAGGATTATTTTAATGactttgcaaaaataaaaaagccttaTAAAAAG acGATGACTATGGAGGCCCATCGAAGGGTGGTTGTGGAGTACATCAGGGCGATCATGTTAAAACGTATCTCTTTCAAGaatgcagaagagagaaaagagggcGCAGAAAAAATGATCAAAGAAGCCGAACAGTTCAGATTTCTGTTTAGGAAGCTTGCATCT gGATCTGGAGAGGATACTGAAGGACTCTGTGATATCATTGAAGCCATTGCAGAGGTTATCAAACTAACTGACCCTTCCCTGCTCTATCTGGAAGTTTCAACTTTAGTCAGTAAATACCCAGATATCAG GGATGACCACATTGCAGCTTTGCTGACGGTGAGAGGAGATGCCAGCAGAGATATGAAGCAGACTATCATTGAGACTTTGGATCAAGGGCCGAGCCAACCCAATCCAAATTACGTGccaatttttaaagaaattacagtTCCTACTCTAAACGTGGCAAAGCTTCTTAAGTAA